The following proteins are encoded in a genomic region of Nicotiana sylvestris chromosome 4, ASM39365v2, whole genome shotgun sequence:
- the LOC104228223 gene encoding E3 ubiquitin-protein ligase RHA2A — protein sequence MGLQNQLTDVSSESIPILLVTLLANCSTYLRSLIFTFLQFLGLSSLFNPVQIDDVLYDAVGSGLAGVVMLAEQLNLNRLFSYTLFDDQGDDASGSNCVVCLNRLGDGDHVRKLACRHVFHKKCFDGWLDTLNFNCPICRSPLVSDERVALAQRRVAWDVLDWFSLR from the coding sequence ATGGGATTACAAAACCAATTAACCGATGTTTCTTCTGAATCTATCCCAATTCTACTCGTTACCCTTCTCGCCAACTGCTCAACTTATCTCCGTTCCCTTATTTTCACCTTCCTTCAATTCCTCGGCTTATCTTCACTGTTCAATCCGGTTCAAATTGACGACGTACTATACGACGCCGTCGGTTCCGGTTTAGCTGGTGTCGTTATGTTAGCCGAGCAGCTCAATTTGAACCGGTTGTTTTCGTATACGTTATTTGATGATCAAGGAGATGATGCGTCCGGTTCGAACTGTGTTGTTTGCTTGAACCGGTTGGGTGATGGTGACCATGTGAGGAAATTGGCCTGCCGGCATGTTTTTCACAAGAAGTGTTTTGACGGGTGGTTGGATACGTTAAATTTTAACTGTCCTATTTGCCGGTCGCCGTTGGTTTCCGATGAGCGCGTGGCACTCGCCCAGCGGCGCGTTGCTTGGGATGTGCTTGACTGGTTCTCTTTAAGGTGA